Proteins from a genomic interval of Cottoperca gobio chromosome 8, fCotGob3.1, whole genome shotgun sequence:
- the LOC115012291 gene encoding sodium- and chloride-dependent betaine transporter-like has translation METEVREREQWMKKREYILASAGNMVGLGNVWRFPYLCYKNGGGVFLLPYCFFAVLCGMPLFLLETVIGQYTQEGAITCWTKLCPLAQGSGCSIMVIQLYSRLYSIILAWALLYLIYCFRDPLPWATCNNPWNTDRCVDLTSANLTATHSSNLTVNWTSVNPAKSSASEFWERGVLSMSGGIEEVGTVKWELLLCLLACWVACYFCVWKGVRSTGKVVYFTAVFPYVMLAILLVRGLTLPGAWQGVVYYLYPDPSRLADFQVWMEACSQVLFSYGVASGTLITLGSYSKVKNNCYKDSLWLCLLNSGTSLVSGFAVFSALGFMAQKQGIPINMVVKSGPGLAFIVFPQAVAMMPLPQLWAACFFIMLILLGLDTLFAGLETITASVIDMFPGQMRRPWRREIFLVFFCSISFIVQISLTTQGGVYLFQLVDYYGASGMCILFVCVIQCVAVGWAFGAERLCDAVEEMTGQRPWVVFILCWRYITPLICTVCFVGFFLDYQPLTSSDGYVYPNWAYSLGWAIAFSSVLTVPIFAVGKMCVTEGSFRQRLSVLWHPASDPVGSLNETEMKPMSAPFPDRL, from the exons ATGGAGACcgaagtgagagagagggaacagtgGATGAAGAAAAGGGAATATATTCTGGCATCAGCAGGCAATATGGTGGGCCTGGGCAATGTGTGGAGATTCCCCTACCTGTGCTACAAGAACGGAGGAG gtgtctTCCTGTTGCCTTACTGTTTCTTTGCTGTGCTGTGCGGCATGCCACTCTTTCTGCTGGAGACTGTGATCGGTCAGTACACACAAGAGGGCGCCATCACCTGCTGGACCAAGCTCTGCCCGCTCGCACAGG ggTCTGGCTGTTCTATCATGGTGATCCAGCTTTATTCCAGACTCTACAGCATTATCCTGGCCTGGGCCCTGCTCTACCTCATCTATTGTTTCAGAGACCCTCTGCCCTGGGCCACCTGCAACAATCCCTGGAACACAG ACAGATGTGTGGATCTCACCTCCGCTAACTTGACGGCAACTCACAGTAGCAACCTGACAGTAAACTGGACATCTGTAAATCCCGCCAAGTCTTCAGCCTCTGAGTTCTGGGA GAGAGGAGTTTTGTCCATGTCTGGGGGAATAGAGGAGGTTGGTACAGTGAAGTGGGAGCTACTGCTGTGTCTCCTGGCCTGCTGGGTGGCCTGCTACTTCTGCGTCTGGAAAGGGGTCCGTTCCACCGGAAAG GTGGTGTATTTCACGGCTGTGTTCCCCTATGTGATGCTGGCCATCCTGCTGGTCAGGGGGTTGACACTGCCGGGAGCCTGGCAGGGTGTGGTCTACTACTTGTATCCAGATCCTTCTCGCCTAGCAGACTTTCAG GTGTGGATGGAGGCTTGCAGCCAGGTCCTCTTCTCCTATGGTGTTGCATCAGGAACCTTAATCACACTGGGCAGCTACAGCAAAGTCAAGAACAACTGTTACAA ggacaGTCTGTGGTTGTGTTTGCTCAATAGTGGCACCAGCTTAGTTTCCGGCTTCGCAGTCTTCTCAGCTCTGGGCTTCATGGCCCAAAAACAGGGAATTCCCATCAACATGGTCGTCAAATCAG GCCCTGGGCTGGCGTTCATCGTGTTTCCTCAGGCTGTAGCCATGATGCCTCTGCCTCAGCTGTGGGCCGCGTGCTTCTTCATTATGCTCATTCTGTTGGGACTGGACACACTG tttgcaGGTTTGGAAACTATTACTGCGTCAGTGATTGACATGTTCCCAGGACAGATGCGAAGACCATGGCGTAGAGAAATCTTCCTCGTCTTCTTCTGCTCTATCAGCTTCATTGTACAGATCTCTCTCACCACTCAG GGAGGAGTGTACCTGTTCCAGCTGGTGGATTACTATGGTGCCAGTGGCATGTgtatattatttgtgtgtgtgatccagTGTGTGGCTGTTGGCTGGGCCTTTG GGGCTGAGCGGCTGTGTGATGCGGTAGAAGAAATGACTGGACAGAGGCCGTGGGTTGTTTTCATACTGTGCTGGCGTTACATCACCCCTCTGATCTGCACT GTTTGCTTTGTCGGCTTCTTTCTGGACTACCAGCCCCTGACATCAAGCGACGGCTATGTGTACCCAAACTGGGCCTACAGTCTGGGATGGGCCATAGCCTTCTCCTCTGTGCTTACAGTCCCCATCTTCGCTGTCGGCAAGATGTGCGTCACAGAGGGCTCCTTCAGACAG CGTCTGTCGGTCCTGTGGCATCCTGCTAGTGATCCTGTTGGATCACTAAATGAAACAGAGATGAAACCAATGTCAGCCCCTTTCCCTGACCGGTTATGA